Genomic DNA from Streptomyces sp. GS7:
CAACGGATAAAAGGTACCCCGGGGATAACAGGCTGATCTTCCCCAAGAGTCCATATCGACGGGATGGTTTGGCACCTCGATGTCGGCTCGTCGCATCCTGGGGCTGGAGTCGGTCCCAAGGGTTGGGCTGTTCGCCCATTAAAGCGGTACGCGAGCTGGGTTTAGAACGTCGTGAGACAGTTCGGTCCCTATCCGCTGTGCGCGTAGGAGTCTTGAGAAGGGCTGTCCCTAGTACGAGAGGACCGGGACGGACGAACCTCTGGTGTGCCAGTTGTCCTGCCAAGGGCATGGCTGGTTGGCTACGTTCGGAAAGGATAACCGCTGAAAGCATCTAAGCGGGAAGCCTGCTTCGAGATGAGGGCTCCCTCCCACTTGATGGGGTAAGGCTCCCAGTAGACGACTGGGTTGATAGGCCAGATATGGAAGCATCGTAAGGTGTGGAGTTGACTGGTACTAATAGGCCGAGGGCTTGTCCTCAGTTGCTCGCGTCCACTGTGTAGGTTCTGAAGTAACGAACTCGCCTTGTCGGCTGGAGTTTGTTTTCTTCATAGTGTTTCGGTGGTTATTGCGTTAGGGAAACGCCCGGTTACATTTCGAACCCGGAAGCTAAGCCTTTCAGCGCCGATGGTACTGCAGGGGGGACCCTGTGGGAGAGTAGGACGCCGCCGAACAATTTTTGAAAAAGCCTCGTCGGGAACTTCGGTTCCCGACGAGGCTTTTTTGCGTTGTGCCTGTGTGCCGTGTTGTGCCCGTGCACCTTTCAGTACGGCGGGTGCAGGTAGGTACGCTCGAAGGTATGCGCTATGGCCTGATCATTTTCGATAATGACGGTGTCCTTGTGGACAGCGAGCCGATCTCCAATCAGATCCTTGCCGCCTGTCTGACGGAGTTGGGCCACCCGACCACGTACGAGGAGTCATTGCGCGACTTCATGGGGGGATCCGTGCAGCGGGTGCGCGATGTGGTGCGGGAGAGGAGCGGCCGGCCGCTGCCGGAGGACTTCGAGATCGGCTTCCATACGCGTGTGTTCGAGGAGTTCCGTCGGCGGCTGACAGCCGTGCCGGGCGTGGGGACGGTGCTGGAAAAGCTCTCCGCGGACGACGTGCCGTACTGCGTCGGGTCGTCCGGGAGCCATGAGCGGATTCGGGTGGCGCTGACGAAGACCGGGCTGTTCGATCGGTTCGGAGAGGGCCGGATCTTCTCGTCGCAGGATGTGGGGCGGGGGAAGCCGGCGCCCGATCTGTTTCTGCACGCGGCCCGGGAGATGGGCGTCGCGCCGGGCCGGTGTGCGGTGGTCGAGGACAGCCCGCTGGGAGTGCGGGCGGCGGTGGCCGCGGGGATGGACGTGTACGGGTTCACCGCGATGACGCCGGCGGAGGAGCTGGCGGGGGCCGGTGCCACCGTGCTGTTCACCGATATGGCGGAACTGCCCCGGTTGCTGCTGTAGGGATGTCGTCCGCATGAGGGGATGCCGGCTGGACGGATGAGGGGATGTCGTCCGGATGAACGGTTGCCGACCCTTCGTATGTCAGTGGGAATTGGTCGGGTGATCCATCTACCCAGTGGTAGACGGGAGTTCTAGGCTGACCGGCCATGACGGACCCACAGGAACGAGGAGCGCGGCTGCGGCACGGTCGGGTCTCGCTTGCCCTCAGCTTCTGCGTCCAGGGTGTGGTGTTCGCCCTGCTGGTGACCCGAATACCGGCGATCCAGGTGCGGTACGGGATCCCGGACGGGCTGCTGCCGGTCTTCCTGGCGGCGGTTCCGGTGCTCGCCGGGGCCGGCAGCGTCGGTACCGAGCACCTGGTCAAGCGGGTGCGGCC
This window encodes:
- a CDS encoding HAD family hydrolase; the protein is MRYGLIIFDNDGVLVDSEPISNQILAACLTELGHPTTYEESLRDFMGGSVQRVRDVVRERSGRPLPEDFEIGFHTRVFEEFRRRLTAVPGVGTVLEKLSADDVPYCVGSSGSHERIRVALTKTGLFDRFGEGRIFSSQDVGRGKPAPDLFLHAAREMGVAPGRCAVVEDSPLGVRAAVAAGMDVYGFTAMTPAEELAGAGATVLFTDMAELPRLLL